The Lolium rigidum isolate FL_2022 chromosome 1, APGP_CSIRO_Lrig_0.1, whole genome shotgun sequence region CATCCTTGATACAATGTGTTGCTACTTTCCTTCCGTGTCAAATATCGACAGAGAAAAGAAGATGTTCACATGGATTGGGTTATGCATTTTTAATTGGTTCTTTGGTCCAGACAGATGCTTCTAATAATATCAGTGCATTCTTGATTTTAAGTTAGGATTTCCATTCCCCCTGTTAGTCAGCATGCAATTCACTTTGCCACATCTGTTGCACATTGCAGGCTCCAGCAATTTTTTGGTACAGAAAGGACGCCAGAAAATCATAATCTGAGCAATTTGCCGCCAGCGGTGCAGGAGGAGGTGAGGAGCAAGAGGAGGAACTGGGCATGGAAGATTCGATGATGAAGACTTTGTGAGGTACTTGCCTCTCCAACCGTTGAAGTCGTTGATGAGAAGACTGACTATATGCTCCTCGCATTGCCCAGTAAAGAGGGGTTTATGCAAAACTGGCGATGGAGAAATGGGTTAGCAAATTAATTGAGGGAACTAGGCGACGGCCAACGGGCTTCAGTTCCGAACGCCATCCCAAGTCACAAGGTTAGGTGCTAAGATGTGTACTTCAATTTTACACTCAAAACATTTTTTTTGAGATTTCAGACTTCTTATTTGGTTTGTTAATACACATCTTTGTATTATCTCCTGTTATTTGTTCCCTTGAAGGGCTTCTCCCAGAATCCTTTCATGCACTAACGACTCGAGCAGAGTAAGGGTGCATATACAAGATCTTTCTAGATCATTGAATTTGTTCAATAGATGATGCAGCTGGACTGTTTTACTGTACCGTTATATGCTGGCCAAACACAAGAAGCAAACAGTGAATTTAATGCTCATTTGGGCATTTTTCCAAAAAAGAAACTTGATATGATCGTTTCCTATTGATGTGTGCAGGGTGCGTTGTTTTTATTTGGGACTTAGCAACTTCCTGCTTCATGAGATATCTTCCAGGATTGTTGTTCTAATAATGCTATTGAGATATATTCCTGGAGTATTGTAGTTCACTTTTTTTAAGATGGATGCAGTGATCcagaaagaagaagagcaaggtGAGTGTTCATAACCCTCGGTTATGTTCATAGGAGCCTATAGCTATCTTCCTGTGTATAGATCGCCTCTTTTGAAATTCTGAATTTTAACATCCCACAAATACTGATACATAAATACATCTCAATTTTCTCATACAACCAACCCCCATACCTGTTTAGTATGTATTTATCTATCCTTGGTTGGCTATACTGATTTGTTTCATCAATGTAAACCATAGATAATTCAGAcatttactttgctcttcattaaAAGTAGCATATGCTCATTAGTACCTCCATTTTCCACCCATGTTTTCTTTCCTGGATCAACATAACTACCAAAAAATCCTAGGTACATGTAATAAATGCAAAttgttgtttatttacaaaataaGGCATGAGGAAGGCGTATGGTTGCCTATTTATTCTTCTCCAAGCCGATTGTCTAAATCTTGCTATTGTTGATGCAATATATGATCCACTTTGTACATTTTTTTTGATGCATTTTACTTGACGCATGATGCTATGGTTTTATCCACTATTGTATCCATTATCCTAAATGATGTGGTTTTCTCTGGAATTCCTTTAGATGCAAAGGTGGTTCAAGGTTATGATACTATTTGCATTGCAATGGACCATCTAGATTGTCTGTACTCTCCAGAATTTATTCATAATGTCGGTCTTACCAACTTCCTGCTATCATGAGATATCTTCCAGGATTGCTGTTCTAATAATGCTATTGAGAAGTATTAATCAGTCCATTGGGATATGCAATGGTATTAATCGGTCCATTTGAATAAGCGAATGCTTATGGAGGACAGGATTATGGCTGAAAGCTATCAAGGAGAGTGTGTATACCGTTTTTAAGTGGCCAATCACGATATGCATGGTGCAAAATGCACCGTTTTTAAGTGGCATTTCCCTTTATAACACTGGTACTATTCAATTCATCTATGCATTGATTATAATAGAGGTAAAGATAAGATTCTTGATCACATTGGTGTCTACTTAGTACACATTTTTCACGGACAGTTTTAAGTTGCTGCCGCGAGAGCAACATCAAGAAAAAGGCTTTAGATACTTGCACTAGATGACACTGGTACACCATCTAGTGAGACAAGAAATAGTGTGTACGATGAAATTAATGACCACCTGTAGAGGTATTATCTGCAACTATAGTTCCATGTATGATTCCCATGCTTCTAATTTGCACACTGCGTGCTTGGTGAATTAATGTCGTTATCTGTCCTTCGTTTTTAGGGTATACATCGGCTCCAGCAAATTAGATGGACGAAGCTACATGTCTAGCTTATCCTTCTGTTTGCCAATGCCTTATAATGAAGCTTTTTGTCATAACAGACGGTGCCTTATACTGAGGTTTTTTGTAATGTCAACGATCCGTAGTCTGTATCGAGTCTTTTGTAATGACGTGTTCAGTTTGTACAGATATTGTGCTATGTAATTAGTGTATGCTTCTCAATTATCTCCTGTTTAAACCGTACCACAACTAATCAGATTGTCTTAATGAATAACTGGTTAGTTGGACTGTCTTGTGTTCTAACTTCATTGCACCAGATTCTTATGAACCGCAGTTTATTTACTTCATAACATGTACTCCGTAATGGAGATTTTGGTTATGTCTTAAGTGAGTTAGGTGAATAGGCAGTGACTTATCTTATTTCTTCCAGAAGCCCCATCGTTTTTCCAGGTCCTATTGTAGCCAATTTTAACAGGATATTTAATTGCACCAAAAATTTGAACTAAGCTGATCTTCCAATTCACTTTCACAACTACATCAAAGAAGCCTGCCGATGACCTAGACTAACCGTAACAGACTCGACCTGTCAAATTCAGTAAAATCTAATATGAGCCATAATGTGTTTTTCTCTAATCTAATCCAAAAAAAACTCCTTTCTTCAAAGGATTCAGGTGGGCTGCTGGGGCCGCAATTTTTTTACAGCTGATCTGTAGGTAATAGGGAAAACATAATTTTTTGGGAAGATTGGTGGATTGGGGACTCCTCCCTCTTAACTCAGTTTTGGGATTTATTTATATCTGTAATGAACCTTATGTTTGTATCTCTATTGCAtcaaatatgtacttatgcagttATGTTGCCTATCTGGAAGTTTCCTAACAATCTATGTTTTCAGGCAAAACAATGGTGTTCAACTGCCATGCATGACAAATGACCTGGGTCTGTAAAAGAACCATGATGCAAAACTAGGTATCATACCTGATTGCGCAGGACCAGGTGGAGCAGCAGAGACTTCAGGGGCACAACACCGACGCATGCCTGAGACCACTAGCAGGTGGGCAGGGAGGAACATGGCAATGTCCTCTCCCAGTAGCGCTCATGACAGAGTGCCTCAATCCGGTTTCATCATGGACAGGAAAGTCAGAACAATCGGAGTGCATGGATGAACACAAAAATTCCAGGCTTCTGATTTCTGAACATTGGTCCATGAACGGCCGGTTCGCAGAGGCGATGCGCCTGTGCGGGATGGGAGCCGCCAAATGACGCAGGAAATCCAGGGATGCTCCTTGAGCGTGATCTCTCTGCCGCACTGGTTCCCCCGCCTATGGGGAACCATCACTTGAAATTTTTCTTCAGACTTTGGAATTTCGGGCGCTCAAGGGGATTGAGAAAGCAGAAAAAGGTAGATGACTTGGGTGAAGAAGAGATGGGGACAGGAAAGTACTCAGCGGTGGCCAAAAAAATATCCTATGGAAGCCCAGGGGTAGGTAGAGTGCGTGTATGCTGGGAAGGCAGCGGTGTCCATGTGTTCACTACACAAGGCAGCGGTGTCCATGTGTTCACTACACAGCCAGCATCCCAGGTCTAACACGTGTGTTTACTCGATCTAAATATTCAGATTTCTTTCCAGTGTATCTTCACTTGGTGATGCTACCATATACTACGCATCAAATAATTCAGTTGTATTCGTTTCAGCTTGCAAGTTATGCATCAAATAATTCAGTTGTAAAATATACTTTTGCAACTAAATTATTTCTCCTAAAAAAATGCTCCAAGAAAAATGTTTGCAGTAAGCAAGCTAATAGCAACTGACCACAGACGCATACCAGGCCGATGGTCCATCTTCACAAGCTCCGCCTTGGCCAGCGATTGCAGAAGAAGCAGAGCCCCATGTACCTCTTCGCCTCCCAAGCTCTGGCAGCCAAGACTCCTCCTTTTGCCGCTCTACCTCCCAACACCCAGCCGCCGATCTCCATTCCCCCGCTCACCCTCCTTTTTGCCTAGCCAGCGCGGTTGCAGCAGACAATAGTGAGTGCCCTAGATCCTTGCCGGCGTAACCTCTTTTGCCGCTGCTGACAATTCTCGCTTCTGCCCAAAGCTGATCCCAGCCGCCGCCCTGCCTAGCGCTGACCCCGGCCAACTCTACCATCATCCACCTCACTGGCCGCACCACTTGCACCATCGTCGATGCCTCCATGGCCCAAAGCATCCTCCATGGAAGTGGAGAAGACAAGAGTAGGTGTCGTTTTTCATGGAAACATCACGACAACCACTCACTAGCTCTCTTCTGTTAACCTCCTTGACAGCGGTTACCTATCGGCAATGCTTCATTACACTCAACATACACGTAACCCATCAAATTTAACCATGTATTTTAAAAATATTGTTAAAGTAAACTATACACTCAACAACCAAACACACCAAAAACACAAAACCTACCAGCATGCACAATAATACTATGAAACACATAATACATCTACCGCACGGTAACAAcatgggcgcggcgtgcgccgcgccgcaaACTTACTAGTATCAGGTACATGGCTGAATTCTGGTAGTATACTCTGAGTTACAAATGTCACATATCAGATTATGTTAGCCTCAATCTGTGGAGCCATGCCACTTGTATTTTTTCGTGGCCAAGCTGAATACACCGTGCGATGTGTCTCAGGGAGCCTGAATTCTGTTTTCCAGCTAGCTTGGATTTCAGTCATATATTTTATGATCTCATTTGGGTATGCGCTCTGTGTAGTGGTGCTGTAGTTGCATAAATGTTTGCGGTACGGGTATTTTCTGAATGGTACTAACATCATGTCCAATGCGTACATGGGCATGTAACGGAGAAATAAAAAGGGTGGACGCGGTTTCTTTATGTTACCAGGAACTTGCACTACGAGTTTGTTGTGGTGTGATTGCTGCATTTCGGTACTGGATCACCCCCAAAGGATTAGCTCCATGATTACCTCTGAACTGTAATTCTGTAGCTTATGTTTATGGATTTACCTAGCCAATATATTAAGTAGCTTATGATTATGGATTTAGGTAGCTAATATTTTACACAATTGGTTTTACATAAGATTATCCATGCAAGTTTAAGGACTGTTTACCTTACTGCAGATGTTTTTTTATTTTGTCGAAAGTGTGGATCTGAGTTTGATTTCAATTCTCTCTGCTACATGGCAGGTGTCCGGTGTTGGTTCTCCAGTGTGATAGTCCTGTGATAGCCCTATGTTTTCTTCATGACTTGCTAATGGATAATCTTATGTAAAACATTTACCAACGGTAAAAAGAGAGGTGAGTTTGGATTTTCTGTTTCTATGACTGATTAGCAGGATATCATCACCCTGCTATTCTTCCCACATGCTTATTTGAGGTAATTAACCTGGGTACCTATGCAGGCACACAACATGTAAGCAAGGCAAGAAGAGGATAGGATGACTAAAAAATGACCAATTTAACCACATTTTTTATTTGTCAAGGTTACCTTCTCTATATCTCTAACTATTCAGTTTTATGCATATATCTACTATCCTCGAGTTAGGTTGGCGATTTAGAAAATATAGTTGTCATAATTATTTTCGGGCAACGTCTTAAATAGCAAGAATGTATTGTGTCTGACCTTGAGAGAAAATTCGTTTGACTTATACATGCAAGAATGTACTGTACAGcccttgagagaaaatttaatatatAATAAGCTATAGATAATCCATAAACTATATGCTCCATACAAATTACTTGAGAAAAACCTTGGGGATAACCAGAAATTTTTCTTGGTTGAACAAGTTCTGAGTTGCCTGTgagtatttgatttgattttctttAACCTTCCGCTCGTCTCCCTGACAATGAATTTATTAGAAACTTTGCTGTTGCAGACCTGTAGAAATTATGATTGAACATTCCGACTATGTATTTCAAAATTTAGTAGTAGTACATGTCTACCTGACAATGTTAAAAGGTCAAGTATATTTTCAAAAGTGTTTTGGTACAGAGATTTACCTTGTCGCTAGATCTTTTGCCTTACCTGGTATCTAATAGAGTTATGTGGCAATGGATATCTTCATTTTTTTAGATAGATTGGGTATGGGGATAGATTGTTTTTACATGTATTCACAACTAGAGAAAAATGATCAATGTTATTGGGTATGGAGATTTCTATCCAGTGGCTTTTCTATTCACTGTATTGTTCTGCGTGATCTATCTGTTAATACATGTATTCACAACTAGAGAAAAATGATCAACGCTATTATGTCACTTTGCAGGTTTGTGTGCCTCTGTGTGGTGCATATTTCACATGTTTGGAGCCTACAACCATGTATGCTCATGCGTTTCTCTCAGATTCTGAGTCTTGCATTCATTTCTTGAATAGCAAGACGATTCGATGAAGAGTGGTTCCTACTGATGCCGGATGAAGACATGCTGCTCTGTTTGCTTTGGAGGTTCACACCCATGGTGTAGCATCGTTGGATGATATTTAGCGTATTGATATCATCACTTCAATGGTATTTGAAGCAGCCCAAAGCGAGAGTTATTAGATCGTTGAGCTCTCTTTAGAAATTTCACTACCTGCAGTTGTAGCAGCTAATGAATGTGCCATCAGGTAGCCATCTATACTTTAGAATCTCTTCCTCAGTTTTTCTGTAGCACCTTTAGTTCATATATGTGATAATTTAAGGAGATGAAGAATGACATTACGTCTATGTTAACCTTGTCAAATAGCTTAACGCGTGTGGTCTCAATTGCATAGACGGTTAGATTTGTAAATAACAAATACTTTGTTTTGTAATGTTTATATTTTCctaaaggtgctcgatgaaaattTTCATGTCGTCTAACAATCATGCATGCTTCGCAGGTTTATGGCTTGATGGATTCAAAACTTAAGCTCAGTTCTGGAAGTGATGAATGGCAAAGAATTGTTCCTTTGCATCGTCATTTCCCGTCTCTCTATCTCTGGATCTCCTTTGTGCAGCAGATCGGCAAGGTATCAAGGCCTTCTTACAGTTTAATTTTTTGCTTTCTTTGCAGCACGATGTGAGACTTATCATGTACCAATTTGTCTTGATGTAGTGGATCGACCGCATATATGGCTTCACCCTCCACTTGCACCTCAATGTTTTCCATTTCCCATGAGTGGTGTTAGATTGGTGTGATGGTATGTAAGCATAGTGTCAGATCGAGTGACATATATGAGACATACAACTTTCTGTGGTGCTAATTCTTTGCCTCATCATTTTCACTGTGTAAATTATTCATTTGCTTGCTCTACCTTTTGTATGTATGATTTAATATCAAATCGTTCCTCTAGCTGAATTGGATTTGGGACTGGAAGGCCTGGGAGGCCGAGAGGGAAGGCGCCACCGTAAATTGCCAAGTAGAAAAATGATGTCACCGCTGATGATAAGTTGGAGGCTCTGCGATTAGCCAGTATAAAACTTAATCACTTCTGGCCAATCCCACTATTGCTTATCATTTTCTCCCTAAAAAAAGTTTTTGCCCTGCCCTAAGTTATCTATCAAGCTCCTCTACTGACTGTAGTTGCTGATTAGTGAAGTACATGTGCCTTTTTCTAAGAAAATCCTACCTGTAGTTATTTTTGGGTATATTAGATCTGACTAAGTATTGAGCTGGTAATGGTTGTTCAGCTGGGAgtatgagatgaatggaaaaaAACTCTGGTTTGTGACTCCGTGTCATTTAAAGACCTTTAGTTTCTATTTGGTTCAGAACATCAGATTAGTCTTTGCATACAGCTAAACATGATTGAAGACAGAGCCAGTGATTTGCTTTCTTATTGATGGCTCAGTTGTGTTTGTGCTAATTGCCTATTGTTTTGCCTAAAAGCAGTTTTATTATAGGCTGATGATTATTTAGATACCCTCCTATCAAAGCACTTCTAgccatttttttttacttttcccGCTAAACTGAAAAGCAACGAAGTTGAATACTGTGGTCAACTTCGAAAGTTATCAAAGGTTTGCCAGATTTCTCTTAAAGTAAGTTGGCAGGGCACTGTCAACTGGTTCCTTAGTTTACAAGTTTGATATTGTGCGTGACTAAATTTTGCTAATGTGGAATGGAAGGAATATCAGTCCATCTCTTACGGATTTAATGAAAAACAATTTATCATTCTATCTGGGATATCTGCTTGTAATGGTCATACCATGCATCACCATAGTCTCTGATCTTTTGGTGTTGTGCATATGTTTTTTACTTAATTCATGCAAACACACTTTATGTAGGATGCTCTCCATAAGGACTTTGGGAAAAAGATAAGTACTTACGACACAAAGTTTGGAATCAAATCTTGGACCCTATGGTTAGTGTCGTTGGCTGTGGAGCTCACAAGCCTTGGTATTCACTCAGATGCAATAGTCCTAAATTATAGGGTCGTGAAAGTTCATCAGCTCTCGTCTGCTGAGAGGGACGAGGTGGGATGGTTTCGGTTCTCTGTTACTACCAAACTCAGAAAGATCATTAATGCATCTACATAACACTATTTTTCCCAATAAGCAActtatctaaaaaaaatattcatttcttatttggatgcatgtttAAACTAATGTTCTATACTTTTGCTTGTCATGGCTCTGTTTTGAAGGTTCGGGTTCTAAAGAACACTTGCCCAGTCACTTCTTTGTCATCTTACTTAGTTGTATGCCGTAAAATATGTGTAATAAGCATTCATTTTTTTATTATGTATTGTTCTATTGTATGCAGCAATTCTTTTCAATTGGCTGGTTCCAATCTATTAGTCCATGGATAGCCATGCTATAATACTGTATTGGTCTTTTTCAAAATAACACTCATGTGTGTTTCTTGAATCAACTACATTAATTTCCCTTTCGATGTTTGTTTAATCTCATTGCATTGTGTTCCCTGTTTTGTAGGTTTCTCATGGGTGAGCTAGGTGCTTCTGCATGATGTTGTGAGTTTACTGATGTTGCTGTCTTACCATCTCCTCGCCCGGTTCTTCTTCGAATAGCAGTCTGGCCCTGGGTAGGCCAGGAGCTCCAGCACATTATTAACTCCCAAATTTTCTGTTGGTATACGTGTTATAGAGGTTGATCGTCAATCTACTGTAGGAACATTATCATGTTCAAGCAGCTAATCCAACATTCAACCGCTACTGCCTTCACTTATTCATTACTAAGTCTTCTCATAAAAGCTATGGCAGTATGTGCCTACTTGCAAACACAATGCAATAAGTTTAGACACTACCCAGTCTGTGTTGCATGTACTTTTGTATTAGTGATGCGAACAAATCGATCAATTAATTTTGTAGTTAGTATAAAATATATTTTGCTTGCCTATGCTTGTTTTATCGATTTACTCAAAATTATTTTGTTTAGTTGTGAGCCTGCCAATGACTCATTAGAGACAAACATCAATGAATAATAAGCTGATCGAAAATGAAACTTACCTTTCGATTCTATCAGTAAACTGGTGTCAGTTTAAGTAAATAGCAGGCATGACCAAACAACACTGCAAAACAATGAAGCCCTTGGCTAAACACCAGGGGATCTATGtcccattcttttttttttcttttttggaaaTGGGGGATGTCCCCAGCCTATCAAAGTGATACATTTGGCttttatttcattagtgaaggtgTCAGTCTCGGAATGTACCATTATTTCTGGAATTCATTTTCCTCAAAAACAGAGATGCATCACAAAATCTCTTATAGTATAATGGATtaagtgttcaagaaaaagcagCGCTAATTGTTAAGAAAAAGCAGCGTACCAGACAgtaagccaccaccaccattgcaACTGAGTGCTTATTCCACCTCATCTGTTGTCCTCCGTCGTGATGAAAAAGCCTCCACCAAGCACCACTACAAGGTACagccaatgaaggcatgaacgctGGTCGCCGCCAACGTGACACTCCGGATCTCCCTTTGCCAGGGGCTCTGTGCCACCAGCTTATTGTTCCTCCATCAGAAAATTTATGtaataaaatagaaaaacaaCAAAACAATTTTTAGCAAAACAAATTATACTACCGTAGCGTCAtgtcatttttaaagaggtctcgggTGAGGTCCTTGCAGCGTCACCGGTCGCAGGTAGCGCGTCGACTCCGTTAGGCAGCGCCACCACCCCTCCCTTGAACCGTCCTTGCCTCCCACGTCTCAATACTTGAAGGAGGAGCACGTGTGGGGTACTGGTGGATGAATCAGGGCGCACGACTAATCTACTTTGAACCAAGTTTTTTTTACTGCTATGTGCAATATGTT contains the following coding sequences:
- the LOC124684503 gene encoding uncharacterized protein LOC124684503, which produces MCHQVYGLMDSKLKLSSGSDEWQRIVPLHRHFPSLYLWISFVQQIGKDALHKDFGKKISTYDTKFGIKSWTLWLVSLAVELTSLGIHSDAIVLNYRVVKVHQLSSAERDEVGWFRFSVTTKLRKIINAST